A stretch of the Helicoverpa armigera isolate CAAS_96S chromosome 5, ASM3070526v1, whole genome shotgun sequence genome encodes the following:
- the LOC110371440 gene encoding uncharacterized protein LOC110371440 isoform X2 — protein MKILCLVSLLVCALAQAANVDNEALSADSVETRLEDTHLHVNLLAPDYDVTEDDQQLLSELAAQERESRNIVTDAIKDMVEGFRDVVINGNDDLPPLDPLVVPVIGPFEYKAPATVAEVTVNDFRAEGLRWYVLDSVTFNAIRLSFGVHVTIPWITVTGSYDARARLGLLSHRAGGNFRIFAHRIEFGMDMRLGTNLFGGHLILRELDIKIDIHDTHIQIHGMTGSSIINSFINGLVQSVSQELIQSEMENVSKMISEELFDVINEVLKDYTINDILG, from the exons atgaaaatattgtgtCTCGTGTCTTTGCTCGTGTGCGCGTTGGCGCAGGCCGCCAATGTAGACAATGAAGCTCTTTCCGCAG ACAGCGTGGAGACTCGTCTAGAAGACACGCACTTGCATGTGAACCTCTTAGCACCTGATTATGATGTGACAGAAGATGATCAGCAGCTTTTATCAGAGCTGGCAGCTCAAGAGAGGGAAAGCCGCAACATCGTCACAGATGCCATCAAAGATATGGTGGAGGGCTTCAGGGATGTTGTAATCAATGGGAACGATGACCTCCCGCCTCTAGACCCCCTCGTGGTACCCGTCATTGGACCTTTCGAATATAAGGCTCCTGC CACGGTCGCCGAGGTAACGGTCAACGACTTCAGGGCAGAAGGTCTCCGCTGGTATGTGCTGGACAGCGTCACCTTCAACGCTATCCGCCTGTCCTTCGGCGTGCACGTCACTATCCCCTGGATTACGGTCACTG gTAGCTACGATGCCCGCGCCCGGCTTGGGCTTCTAAGCCACAGAGCTGGTGGAAACTTCAG GATCTTTGCCCACCGTATTGAATTCGGTATGGACATGAGGCTGGGCACCAACCTCTTCGGTGGACATCTTATCTTGCGTGAACTAGACATCAAAATCGACATCCATGACACCCAT atTCAAATCCACGGTATGACTGGCTCCAGCATCATTAACAGTTTCATCAATGGCCTGGTTCAGAGCGTGTCACAGGAGTTGATCCAGTCTGAGATGGAGAACGTCAGCAAAATGATCAGCGAAGAACTCTTTGACGTTATCAACGAAGTCCTCAAAGACTACACCATCAACGACATCTTAGGATAA
- the LOC110371440 gene encoding uncharacterized protein LOC110371440 isoform X1: MKILCLVSLLVCALAQAANVDNEALSAVDSVETRLEDTHLHVNLLAPDYDVTEDDQQLLSELAAQERESRNIVTDAIKDMVEGFRDVVINGNDDLPPLDPLVVPVIGPFEYKAPATVAEVTVNDFRAEGLRWYVLDSVTFNAIRLSFGVHVTIPWITVTGSYDARARLGLLSHRAGGNFRIFAHRIEFGMDMRLGTNLFGGHLILRELDIKIDIHDTHIQIHGMTGSSIINSFINGLVQSVSQELIQSEMENVSKMISEELFDVINEVLKDYTINDILG, encoded by the exons atgaaaatattgtgtCTCGTGTCTTTGCTCGTGTGCGCGTTGGCGCAGGCCGCCAATGTAGACAATGAAGCTCTTTCCGCAG TAGACAGCGTGGAGACTCGTCTAGAAGACACGCACTTGCATGTGAACCTCTTAGCACCTGATTATGATGTGACAGAAGATGATCAGCAGCTTTTATCAGAGCTGGCAGCTCAAGAGAGGGAAAGCCGCAACATCGTCACAGATGCCATCAAAGATATGGTGGAGGGCTTCAGGGATGTTGTAATCAATGGGAACGATGACCTCCCGCCTCTAGACCCCCTCGTGGTACCCGTCATTGGACCTTTCGAATATAAGGCTCCTGC CACGGTCGCCGAGGTAACGGTCAACGACTTCAGGGCAGAAGGTCTCCGCTGGTATGTGCTGGACAGCGTCACCTTCAACGCTATCCGCCTGTCCTTCGGCGTGCACGTCACTATCCCCTGGATTACGGTCACTG gTAGCTACGATGCCCGCGCCCGGCTTGGGCTTCTAAGCCACAGAGCTGGTGGAAACTTCAG GATCTTTGCCCACCGTATTGAATTCGGTATGGACATGAGGCTGGGCACCAACCTCTTCGGTGGACATCTTATCTTGCGTGAACTAGACATCAAAATCGACATCCATGACACCCAT atTCAAATCCACGGTATGACTGGCTCCAGCATCATTAACAGTTTCATCAATGGCCTGGTTCAGAGCGTGTCACAGGAGTTGATCCAGTCTGAGATGGAGAACGTCAGCAAAATGATCAGCGAAGAACTCTTTGACGTTATCAACGAAGTCCTCAAAGACTACACCATCAACGACATCTTAGGATAA
- the LOC110371407 gene encoding cyclin-C, whose product MAGNFWQSSHHQQWILDKQDLIRDRQHDLGILSEEEYQKIFNFFASIIQVLGEQLKLRQQVIATATVYFKRFYARNSLKCIDPLLLAPTCVFLASKVEEFGVISNSRLITTCQTVIKNKFSYAYGQQEFPYRTNHILECEFYLLENLDCCLIVYQPYRPLLLFVQDIGQDDQLLTYAWRIVNDSLRTDVSLLFPPYQIAIAALHIACVMLGKENLKPWFAELNVDMDKIQEIVRSIINLYEMWKSYDEKKEIQPLLVKMPKPKPAPQR is encoded by the exons atggCAGGAAATTTTTGGCAAAGTTCACATCACCAGCAGTGGATATTGGATAAACAAGACCTAATAAGAGATCGTCAACATGATTTGGGTATATTATCGGAAGAagaataccaaaaaatatttaacttcttCGCAAGCATAATTCAGGTTTTAGGCGAACAGCTTAAGCTTCGTCAACAAGTTATAGCTACGGCTACGGTATACTTCAAAAGATTTTATGCAAGAAACTCTTTAAAATGTATTGACCCGTTGCTTCTAGCACCTACATGCGTGTTCCTTGCCTCTAAGGTTGAAGAATTTGGTGTGATCTCGAACTCGAGACTAATAACAACTTGCCAGACTGTAATCAAAAACAAATTTAGCTATGCTTACGGCCAACAAGAGTTTCCGTACAGGACTAACCATATATTAGAATGTGAATTCTATTTGTTGGAGAATTTGGATTGCTGTTTGATTGTGTATCAACCATACAGACCATTGTTACTGTTTGTACAAGACATAGGGCAGGATGATCAGCTGCTTACTTATGCATGGAGGATAGTTAACGACTCTTTGAGGACTGATGTCAGCTTGCTATTCCCACCATATCAG ATTGCAATAGCTGCTCTACACATAGCCTGTGTGATGTTGGGGAAGGAAAATCTCAAGCCTTGGTTTGCAGAACTTAATGTAGACATGGACAAG ATCCAAGAAATTGTGAGATCAATAATAAACCTGTATGAAATGTGGAAAAGTTATGACGAAAAGAAGGAAATACAACCTTTGTTAGTTAAAATGCCTAAACCAAAGCCTGCACCCCAAAGATAA